The Planococcus liqunii genome includes a region encoding these proteins:
- a CDS encoding class D sortase translates to MNRDHLRKRRTRPAKRLVLLSLSIVLIVFGAWFSTTNASTFLKGYLLFKTEQAGNDSHTTEHIVKSEPREKDSEKIPVPKVLYSEAPEKGDTIGDLQIPKLDATLPIFHGTDEEELEKGVGHFAESVLPGESDNSVLSGHRDTVFRRLGEVGKGDLLVVETSAGKFTYKVRQVRIVDREDRTVIVPKPKATLTVSTCYPFDFVGYAPDRYILVADLIKSE, encoded by the coding sequence ATGAATAGAGATCATTTAAGAAAAAGAAGAACCAGACCCGCAAAACGGTTGGTTCTTCTTTCCCTGTCAATTGTTCTTATTGTCTTTGGCGCATGGTTCAGTACGACCAATGCATCCACTTTTTTGAAAGGGTACCTGCTATTCAAAACCGAACAAGCCGGAAATGACAGCCATACTACCGAACACATAGTTAAATCTGAACCAAGAGAAAAAGATTCTGAGAAAATACCAGTGCCTAAAGTTCTTTATTCAGAAGCTCCTGAAAAAGGAGATACTATTGGGGATTTGCAAATACCAAAGCTTGATGCCACACTCCCTATTTTCCATGGAACAGACGAAGAAGAATTGGAAAAAGGCGTTGGCCATTTTGCAGAAAGCGTACTTCCTGGTGAATCTGACAACTCGGTATTGTCCGGCCACCGGGACACGGTTTTCCGCAGGCTTGGAGAAGTGGGCAAAGGCGATTTACTTGTTGTGGAAACCTCTGCCGGAAAGTTTACTTATAAAGTAAGGCAAGTTCGTATTGTTGATCGGGAAGACCGAACGGTCATCGTACCGAAACCAAAAGCAACTCTCACAGTTTCTACTTGTTATCCATTTGATTTTGTCGGATACGCGCCAGATCGTTATATCTTAGTAGCCGATTTAATAAAAAGCGAATAA
- a CDS encoding CDP-glycerol glycerophosphotransferase family protein, with product MKVKKHYIRKMIKINNLKKSKLFKKVFHIIFLMIGLLPRKKKLVIFESFHARQYSDNPRAIFEYMKMHYPDYHLLWSIDRRAIKLFEKNQIPYIQRFTFRWFLTFPRAAYWVNNVRLPGWMPKPAGTVYVQTWHGTPLKKLGLDIEEVHMPGTETDNYQKNFLRESAKWDYLVSPNPYSTKIFKQAFGYQGEIIESGYPRNDVLANPSASQIQKVKKELGIPADKKIMLYAPTWRDNEFYEKGKYKFSFQFDLEEWIKRYGDKWVLLSRMHYLVAENFNFSRYEGMVLNVSEYPDIRDLYLISDLLITDYSSVFFDFAILNRPIIFFMYDLGIYRNQLRGFYFDIESKAPGFIVQTETELFQAIDERGHLNMTSDLKLDSFKKEFCSLEDGQAAERVVKTFLKKK from the coding sequence ATGAAAGTGAAAAAACATTACATCAGAAAAATGATAAAAATTAATAATCTAAAAAAAAGCAAACTTTTTAAAAAAGTGTTTCACATCATATTTTTGATGATCGGTTTATTACCACGGAAGAAAAAGTTGGTTATCTTCGAGAGTTTTCATGCAAGACAGTATAGCGATAATCCAAGAGCCATTTTTGAATATATGAAAATGCACTATCCGGATTATCATTTGCTATGGAGCATCGATCGACGGGCTATAAAATTGTTTGAAAAAAATCAAATCCCTTATATCCAACGGTTTACGTTCCGTTGGTTTTTAACGTTTCCCCGAGCCGCTTATTGGGTCAATAATGTCCGTCTGCCAGGATGGATGCCAAAACCTGCAGGGACTGTATATGTTCAGACTTGGCATGGAACACCGTTGAAAAAGCTTGGATTGGATATTGAAGAAGTACATATGCCTGGAACAGAAACAGACAATTACCAAAAGAATTTCTTGCGGGAGTCGGCGAAATGGGACTATCTTGTATCTCCTAACCCTTACTCAACTAAAATCTTTAAACAGGCATTCGGTTATCAAGGAGAAATCATTGAATCAGGCTATCCAAGAAATGATGTGTTAGCCAATCCTTCCGCAAGCCAGATTCAAAAAGTAAAAAAAGAATTGGGGATTCCAGCAGATAAAAAAATTATGCTGTACGCCCCGACTTGGCGAGACAATGAATTTTATGAAAAAGGAAAATATAAGTTTTCTTTTCAATTTGATTTAGAAGAATGGATAAAACGGTACGGAGATAAATGGGTGCTGCTGTCGCGGATGCATTACCTAGTAGCAGAGAATTTTAATTTCTCACGATATGAAGGGATGGTACTGAATGTATCAGAGTATCCAGATATCCGAGATTTGTATCTGATCTCGGATTTGTTGATCACAGATTATTCTTCTGTGTTTTTTGACTTCGCCATTTTAAATAGGCCAATTATTTTCTTTATGTATGACTTGGGGATATATCGCAATCAGCTTCGGGGATTTTACTTTGACATTGAATCAAAAGCTCCTGGCTTCATCGTCCAGACCGAAACAGAGTTGTTTCAAGCCATTGATGAACGGGGGCACCTAAATATGACTTCTGATTTAAAGCTAGATAGCTTTAAAAAAGAATTCTGTTCATTAGAAGATGGCCAAGCTGCTGAACGTGTAGTCAAAACCTTCTTAAAAAAGAAATAA
- a CDS encoding lipid II:glycine glycyltransferase FemX: MADLYFHENYGRLYEEMENGSCEIFEFNHQLGLIKHMFIKREIPVVIEGEIYYDIVTPYGYGGPLIVSCVPGSQKELADKFLQAFSEYCVQNDIISEFIRFHPVLSNADDFMDCYEVSYIRNTVGTQLKEYEDPVQKEFSKSTRKNIRKALETGVQYRYTVNPQDVTEFKAIYHRTMERNNADSYYYFDDAYFDKLLQFFGETILMVEVLYDGQVIGIGLNYVYGDNIHTHLSGTLEEFHHLSPAYILQYALVLWGKEHGYELIHDGGGRTNSLDDKLYMFKKQFGKNTTFKFYVGQKVWNSRVYDELCKMMGTEQETEYFPAYRSVLRNDSLKTVN; this comes from the coding sequence TTGGCTGATTTGTATTTTCATGAGAATTATGGCCGGCTATATGAAGAGATGGAGAATGGCAGCTGCGAAATATTTGAGTTTAATCATCAGCTCGGCTTGATCAAGCATATGTTCATTAAACGGGAGATTCCGGTAGTGATTGAAGGGGAAATTTATTACGATATCGTTACACCATACGGCTACGGCGGCCCTTTGATTGTTTCATGTGTACCGGGTTCGCAAAAAGAATTGGCTGATAAATTTCTGCAGGCTTTCAGCGAATATTGCGTACAGAACGACATAATCAGTGAATTTATCCGTTTTCATCCTGTGCTTTCGAACGCTGATGACTTCATGGATTGCTACGAGGTTTCTTATATCCGCAATACAGTTGGTACGCAGCTGAAGGAATACGAAGATCCGGTGCAAAAAGAATTTTCAAAATCTACCAGGAAAAACATCCGAAAAGCTTTAGAAACAGGTGTGCAATATCGATATACCGTCAATCCTCAGGATGTCACTGAGTTTAAAGCGATTTATCACCGCACGATGGAGCGCAACAATGCCGATTCGTATTACTATTTTGATGATGCCTATTTCGATAAGCTGCTTCAATTCTTTGGAGAAACCATCTTGATGGTGGAAGTGCTATATGACGGCCAAGTAATTGGAATTGGCTTGAATTATGTATATGGCGACAACATCCATACGCATTTATCGGGAACGCTTGAAGAATTCCACCATTTGTCTCCGGCTTACATTCTTCAATATGCATTGGTGCTATGGGGCAAAGAGCATGGCTATGAACTGATCCACGATGGGGGCGGCAGGACAAACAGTTTGGACGACAAATTGTATATGTTCAAAAAGCAGTTCGGAAAAAACACTACTTTCAAATTTTATGTTGGCCAAAAAGTTTGGAATAGCCGCGTGTATGATGAACTCTGTAAAATGATGGGTACTGAACAGGAAACCGAATACTTTCCAGCCTACCGCTCTGTTTTAAGGAATGATTCCTTAAAAACAGTGAATTAA
- a CDS encoding threonine aldolase family protein, translated as MGNSDSDLLKESFEATHFQLSGHGKRNAGVLKEAFDQVEDTMPSDHYGQGEVIEAFQLKMAKLLGKEAAVFFPSGTMAQQIGLRIWCDEKKLKKVAYHPLSHLEIHEEDGLKELHHIHSVLLAEKNRVIEFEDIIALKEEVACILLELPQREIGGQLPTYETLLNISNWCREKGVKLHLDGARLFEVLPHYKKSAAEVTALFDSVYISLYKGIGGIAGAILAGSRDFAEQSKVWKRRHGGDLISLYPYLVSADYYLGKRFDKMEKYFQDARELAKQFNACEEVSTLPLVPVSNMFHVHFKQPKEQIASLLAEVQKESGIGFTSYLQEATKESCYFEISMGDLYHVIPKEKIDSAFLLLNQRTRL; from the coding sequence ATGGGTAATTCAGATTCAGATCTTTTAAAAGAATCTTTTGAGGCGACACATTTTCAATTAAGCGGCCATGGCAAGCGGAATGCTGGGGTTTTGAAGGAAGCTTTTGATCAAGTAGAGGATACAATGCCAAGCGATCATTATGGACAAGGAGAAGTAATTGAAGCTTTTCAATTAAAAATGGCAAAGCTATTAGGAAAAGAAGCCGCTGTATTTTTTCCGAGTGGCACGATGGCCCAGCAAATTGGCTTGCGAATTTGGTGTGATGAAAAAAAACTAAAAAAAGTCGCTTATCATCCTTTGAGCCATTTGGAAATTCACGAAGAAGACGGCTTAAAAGAGCTGCATCACATCCATTCAGTGCTTCTGGCAGAAAAAAACCGAGTCATTGAGTTTGAAGACATCATCGCTTTAAAAGAAGAAGTAGCTTGTATATTGCTTGAACTGCCACAACGGGAAATCGGTGGGCAGTTGCCAACCTATGAGACCCTTTTGAACATTTCAAATTGGTGCCGGGAGAAGGGGGTCAAGCTTCATCTAGACGGAGCCAGGTTGTTCGAAGTATTACCGCATTACAAAAAGTCTGCAGCAGAAGTCACGGCACTTTTCGATAGTGTTTATATTTCTTTGTATAAAGGAATTGGCGGCATAGCAGGAGCGATTTTAGCTGGAAGCCGTGACTTTGCAGAACAGTCGAAAGTTTGGAAACGACGTCATGGCGGAGACTTGATTTCATTGTATCCATATCTTGTTTCTGCAGACTATTATTTGGGCAAACGGTTTGATAAAATGGAAAAGTATTTTCAAGATGCCAGAGAACTGGCAAAACAATTTAACGCTTGTGAGGAAGTTTCCACGTTGCCGTTAGTTCCTGTTTCAAATATGTTTCACGTTCATTTTAAACAGCCAAAAGAACAAATAGCGAGCTTATTGGCAGAAGTGCAAAAAGAATCAGGGATTGGATTTACGAGCTATTTGCAGGAAGCAACGAAAGAAAGTTGTTATTTTGAAATCAGCATGGGTGATTTATACCATGTCATACCAAAGGAAAAAATAGACTCTGCTTTTCTGTTGCTAAATCAAAGAACCCGATTATAA
- the murJ gene encoding murein biosynthesis integral membrane protein MurJ, whose protein sequence is MEKTVIAIMTVIVVTKILGFSRDISLSYFYGADGLTDAYLISTDIPTAFFSFVGMGIAASFIPIFTKIQETQGVGEARKFTSNVINMVLLVSTGIVVLILLFPQAIVKVFASGFEGETLKIAIDFTRIAALSIYFTALIYVFNGYLEVHKRFLPTVLAGLPLNLMMLFVIYLSSFTNIYVLSIGTLVAVVIQFLFLIPWIRKTGYRHSFKLAPKEKNLKKMMYLAVPVIIGVSADQINVLVDRTLASQIVEGGISALTYSHRIIFFIQAIFVTAVVTVMFPKISKLAVKKNMAELKHIVGKIITTVALIVIPAAVGIMIFSTQITELLFGRGAFEASEVALTSGALFFYAVGMLGFGLREVLVKVFYSIEDSRTPMISAFAAMGMNVGLNLILSRFMGINGLALATSIATLFCTGLLYLSLVKKVGSMNTKRIALDILKAVIASIVMGFAAKSVYSLLVETSSEILALAGGITTGILIYAIMLWLLQLSDIGYYKSRILALAKR, encoded by the coding sequence ATGGAAAAAACCGTTATCGCCATTATGACAGTCATTGTAGTTACAAAAATACTTGGTTTTTCAAGAGACATTTCCCTTTCCTATTTTTACGGCGCAGATGGATTAACGGATGCCTACCTGATATCTACAGATATCCCGACCGCATTTTTTTCTTTTGTCGGTATGGGGATTGCTGCCAGTTTCATCCCGATTTTCACAAAGATACAGGAAACTCAGGGGGTAGGCGAAGCAAGAAAGTTTACCTCGAATGTCATCAATATGGTTCTGCTTGTATCTACTGGAATCGTGGTTCTGATCTTGCTTTTCCCGCAAGCGATCGTCAAAGTGTTCGCTTCTGGATTTGAAGGAGAAACTTTAAAAATCGCCATAGACTTTACGCGCATAGCAGCACTCAGCATTTATTTCACCGCTCTGATTTATGTGTTCAACGGCTATCTGGAAGTCCATAAACGCTTTCTGCCAACTGTCCTTGCCGGTTTGCCGTTAAATTTGATGATGCTTTTTGTCATCTATCTCAGTTCATTCACAAATATTTACGTTCTTTCAATCGGGACGCTCGTTGCCGTCGTTATCCAATTTCTGTTTCTGATTCCGTGGATCCGCAAAACAGGGTACCGCCACAGTTTTAAATTAGCGCCGAAGGAAAAGAACCTGAAGAAAATGATGTATTTAGCGGTGCCGGTCATTATCGGAGTTTCAGCAGATCAAATTAATGTACTGGTCGACCGAACACTGGCTTCGCAGATTGTAGAAGGCGGCATTTCCGCTTTGACTTATTCCCACCGTATTATTTTCTTCATCCAGGCCATTTTCGTGACAGCTGTCGTGACGGTCATGTTTCCTAAAATCTCCAAACTGGCAGTCAAAAAGAATATGGCCGAACTGAAGCACATTGTGGGGAAAATCATTACCACGGTAGCCTTGATCGTCATCCCGGCTGCTGTTGGCATCATGATCTTTTCCACACAAATTACGGAATTGCTGTTTGGCAGAGGAGCATTCGAGGCGAGTGAAGTGGCATTGACTTCAGGAGCGCTTTTCTTTTACGCAGTCGGCATGCTTGGTTTCGGCCTGCGCGAAGTGCTCGTCAAAGTTTTCTATTCGATTGAAGATTCCAGAACGCCGATGATCAGTGCCTTTGCTGCCATGGGCATGAATGTAGGGCTAAACCTCATCCTTTCCAGGTTTATGGGCATCAATGGACTTGCTCTTGCCACAAGCATCGCCACACTGTTTTGCACCGGGCTATTGTATTTATCACTTGTGAAAAAAGTTGGCTCCATGAATACAAAACGCATCGCGCTGGATATTCTAAAAGCGGTCATCGCCTCTATCGTAATGGGCTTTGCAGCTAAAAGCGTCTATTCGCTGCTGGTTGAAACGAGTAGTGAAATCCTGGCACTGGCTGGCGGCATTACTACAGGCATCCTGATTTACGCCATCATGCTCTGGCTTCTCCAGTTGAGCGATATCGGCTATTACAAATCGAGAATTCTTGCACTGGCAAAAAGGTAA
- a CDS encoding WecB/TagA/CpsF family glycosyltransferase: MRQSRVLIINTLIDNLTKEKLLQKVFDQIDNQQKNVFIVTANPEIVMTAHKSAIYHASLLKADFIIPDGFGVMLASKILEQPLEEKIVGYELLHTFLNYASSQGKSVYFFGSQKGIADVAAKNAASLYPCIKILGTKDGYSGHGEVVAEEIAETQPDFLFIGLGVPLQENWAAKYKHLFPSTVIMGVGGSFDVLSGHVKRAPRIWLKYNLEWLYRLLSQPTRIKRMIQLPIFVLTVFKQKRMNSSKSSKHKRLS, translated from the coding sequence ATGAGACAATCGCGAGTATTAATTATCAACACTTTAATTGACAATCTCACTAAAGAAAAGCTGCTCCAAAAAGTTTTTGATCAGATTGATAATCAGCAAAAAAATGTCTTTATAGTTACAGCCAATCCGGAAATTGTAATGACTGCACATAAGAGTGCCATTTATCATGCTTCTTTATTAAAAGCGGATTTTATTATTCCTGATGGTTTTGGCGTCATGTTGGCTTCTAAAATTCTCGAACAACCTTTAGAAGAGAAAATAGTCGGCTACGAATTGCTCCATACTTTTTTGAACTATGCCAGTTCGCAAGGAAAATCTGTATACTTTTTTGGTTCACAGAAAGGCATAGCCGATGTTGCAGCTAAAAATGCTGCTTCACTTTACCCGTGTATAAAAATATTAGGAACAAAAGATGGGTATTCTGGACATGGAGAGGTTGTGGCAGAAGAAATTGCAGAAACACAACCCGATTTTTTGTTTATTGGTCTTGGTGTACCCCTACAAGAAAATTGGGCCGCGAAATATAAACATTTATTCCCTTCAACTGTCATCATGGGAGTCGGGGGAAGTTTTGACGTTCTATCAGGCCATGTAAAAAGGGCACCCCGCATCTGGCTTAAATACAATTTGGAATGGCTTTATCGGTTACTTTCTCAGCCTACACGGATTAAGCGAATGATCCAATTGCCTATATTCGTACTCACAGTATTCAAGCAAAAAAGGATGAATTCTTCTAAATCCTCCAAACACAAACGTCTTTCTTAA
- a CDS encoding GNAT family N-acetyltransferase has protein sequence MGDIYFEENYGRLYEEIENGIHEVFKFHHDLGTVRHLFIKRPIPKEIDGKIYYDLISPYGYGGPLILNCQQGSENELAARFKYSFQQYCMDNNVVSEFIRFHPVVENAEHFKECYDVVHIRNTVGTNLEGYDDPVASEFSKSARKNIRQALRAGVEFRVTVNPNNVKDFKEIYYSTMKRNHADSYYYFDDGYFNKLIQYFHKHILLVEVIYEGRVIGMGLNFIYGDLIHTHLSGTLENFHHLSPAYILQYALAIWGKENGIRLIHEGGGRSNSLDDSLYLFKKQFGKNTDFKFQIGRKIWNEEIYQTLCKAAGVEESAEFFPAYRTKLLKEYNIV, from the coding sequence ATGGGAGACATTTACTTTGAAGAAAACTACGGGCGTCTATATGAGGAAATCGAAAACGGCATACACGAAGTATTTAAATTTCACCATGACTTAGGAACGGTGAGGCATTTATTCATAAAACGCCCTATCCCGAAAGAAATAGACGGGAAAATATATTACGACCTGATAAGCCCTTATGGCTATGGCGGCCCACTTATTTTAAATTGCCAGCAAGGTTCTGAAAATGAACTTGCCGCACGATTTAAGTACAGTTTTCAACAATACTGCATGGACAACAATGTAGTCAGCGAGTTTATCCGTTTTCATCCAGTCGTGGAAAATGCCGAACATTTCAAAGAGTGCTACGACGTGGTCCATATCCGCAACACTGTAGGGACAAATCTCGAAGGGTATGACGATCCGGTAGCTTCGGAATTTTCGAAGAGTGCAAGGAAAAATATCCGGCAAGCATTGAGAGCGGGTGTTGAGTTCCGGGTGACTGTCAACCCGAATAATGTTAAAGATTTTAAGGAAATTTATTATTCCACGATGAAACGCAATCATGCCGATTCCTATTACTACTTTGATGATGGCTACTTTAATAAGCTTATTCAGTATTTCCACAAGCATATTCTCTTAGTGGAAGTGATTTATGAGGGACGCGTCATCGGAATGGGCTTAAATTTCATTTACGGTGACTTGATCCATACTCACTTGTCAGGCACTTTGGAAAACTTTCACCATCTGTCCCCTGCTTATATCCTGCAATATGCATTAGCCATTTGGGGCAAAGAAAATGGCATCCGGCTGATCCATGAAGGCGGAGGAAGAAGCAATAGCCTGGATGACAGTCTGTATTTGTTCAAAAAGCAGTTTGGCAAAAATACCGATTTCAAATTCCAAATTGGACGAAAAATTTGGAACGAAGAAATTTATCAGACATTGTGCAAGGCAGCGGGAGTTGAAGAAAGCGCTGAATTTTTCCCGGCTTACCGGACCAAATTGTTAAAAGAATATAATATCGTTTAA
- a CDS encoding GIY-YIG nuclease family protein yields the protein MRDKILDLLKKEDYAFDKEKWKSIENVPFLLNADTTRLLNKIKKHMGVAKGIYIFSDADERILYIGKGAPIYNRIRRHFAKLKNCSSSSLHHTDSSHEIPALITIHWVEIEQPETREIVEHMLSYTLNPAYKKWSIS from the coding sequence ATGAGAGATAAAATTTTAGATTTACTGAAAAAGGAAGATTATGCATTTGATAAAGAAAAGTGGAAATCGATTGAGAACGTTCCGTTTTTGTTAAATGCTGATACGACCCGACTGTTGAATAAAATTAAAAAACATATGGGTGTAGCCAAAGGAATCTACATTTTCAGTGATGCTGACGAAAGAATTCTTTATATCGGAAAAGGTGCACCGATTTATAACCGTATTCGTCGCCATTTTGCCAAACTCAAAAATTGCAGCTCTTCTTCTCTGCATCACACGGATTCTTCTCATGAAATCCCTGCTTTAATCACCATACACTGGGTGGAAATAGAACAGCCGGAAACAAGAGAAATTGTAGAACATATGCTGTCCTACACGTTAAACCCCGCTTATAAAAAGTGGTCTATTTCCTGA
- the tagD gene encoding glycerol-3-phosphate cytidylyltransferase, with protein sequence MKKVITYGTFDLMHHGHINILKRAKALGDYLVVGLSTDEFNAIKGKAAYHSYQDRKLVLEAIKYVDEVIPEQEWGQKVEDIQSHDIDIFVMGSDWEGKFNELSAYCDVIYLPRTEGISTTKIKTDLLNKQ encoded by the coding sequence ATGAAAAAAGTGATTACCTACGGAACATTCGATTTAATGCATCACGGGCATATTAATATTTTGAAGAGGGCTAAAGCGCTTGGGGATTATTTAGTAGTGGGCCTTTCAACCGATGAATTTAATGCAATTAAAGGAAAAGCAGCTTATCATTCTTACCAAGACAGAAAATTAGTACTGGAAGCGATCAAATACGTAGATGAGGTGATTCCAGAACAAGAGTGGGGACAAAAAGTAGAAGACATCCAATCACATGATATAGATATTTTTGTGATGGGATCCGATTGGGAAGGGAAATTTAATGAACTAAGTGCATATTGTGATGTAATCTACTTGCCGCGCACTGAAGGAATCTCGACTACAAAAATAAAAACAGATTTACTTAATAAACAATGA
- a CDS encoding processed acidic surface protein codes for MTRFLSLLLVAVLAFSVFPNFAFAIESDSKELDAFLKEIEWEKQAYLDYLKSKDYSLEDFDVVDDLGTPISEAAIPPVLKKYSLTRAEMNALLEENGDIEKGQDVLDSEWLLFAEELDEYVGFYLAESIETPLTDETLQQLIDTYEFESKENLESFLNEYDDSINNYNTVEALEEAIDYYIFSTDIGVEFSGLFEELGLTTEELERLEAHLNTLPIETPAFEERAMALSERMMLIGNFDSAEELSAEEIAEILDVFTELLDLFELKTQYFLVKDTDKKEIGLSTLLSLETVNGYNLLVEIYNTQGTFLADILLTADMFGSDIIKETGEDIKEAGKTVVVAPSPITKTPTSTKAAPVTQTIKGGKLPDTASSYVINTLTGLMLILLGVILYRRFKAQGI; via the coding sequence ATGACACGTTTTTTATCACTTTTATTGGTAGCAGTACTTGCATTTTCAGTTTTTCCAAATTTCGCGTTCGCTATTGAATCAGACTCAAAAGAACTAGATGCATTCTTAAAAGAAATCGAATGGGAAAAGCAAGCTTATCTGGATTACTTGAAAAGCAAAGATTATTCATTGGAAGATTTCGATGTAGTAGATGACTTGGGAACTCCTATATCAGAAGCCGCTATTCCTCCAGTGCTCAAAAAATATAGCCTTACTCGCGCAGAAATGAATGCTTTGTTAGAAGAGAATGGAGATATTGAAAAAGGTCAAGATGTTTTAGATTCGGAATGGCTCTTATTTGCAGAAGAGCTTGATGAATATGTTGGCTTTTATTTGGCTGAGAGCATAGAAACTCCATTGACAGATGAAACACTTCAACAGCTGATTGACACTTATGAGTTCGAATCAAAAGAAAACTTAGAGTCATTTCTAAATGAGTACGATGATTCAATCAATAACTACAACACAGTAGAAGCTTTGGAAGAAGCTATTGATTACTACATTTTTAGTACAGACATTGGCGTTGAATTTTCTGGCTTGTTCGAGGAACTAGGCTTAACGACCGAGGAACTGGAACGTCTTGAAGCACATTTAAATACCCTTCCAATCGAAACTCCTGCTTTTGAAGAGCGTGCAATGGCACTTTCAGAACGAATGATGCTGATTGGTAATTTTGACTCTGCTGAAGAATTATCAGCTGAAGAGATTGCCGAAATTCTGGACGTTTTCACTGAGTTGCTTGATTTGTTCGAATTGAAGACGCAATATTTTCTTGTAAAAGATACCGATAAAAAAGAAATTGGTTTAAGCACGTTATTATCACTTGAAACAGTCAATGGATACAATTTGCTAGTTGAAATATACAATACTCAAGGCACGTTTCTAGCTGACATCCTTTTAACGGCTGATATGTTCGGTTCGGACATCATTAAAGAAACCGGTGAAGATATTAAGGAAGCAGGCAAAACTGTAGTCGTAGCTCCATCACCCATCACTAAAACACCGACCAGTACAAAAGCTGCTCCTGTTACACAGACGATAAAAGGCGGTAAATTGCCAGATACAGCTTCGTCGTATGTAATAAACACCTTGACAGGCTTGATGCTTATATTGCTTGGAGTGATCTTGTACCGTCGCTTTAAAGCGCAAGGGATTTAA
- a CDS encoding MBL fold metallo-hydrolase, with protein MRVKKIGTVYQMSFMPRFFPVNCYFVEENDTLTLIDAALPFSSKGILQTAQRIGKPIKHIVLTHAHSDHIGALDTIKSAFPSAIVSISTRDARLLAGDKRLLAEEPQSPIKGGIPKNIQTCPDLLLNDGDHIGSLKVVSSPGHTPGSISLLDLRNGSLIAGDALHTRGGIAVSGTLKPLFPFPALATWNKAIALESAKKLRALNPQILAVGHGKMLRYPDQAFKKALAESMRSLKNQL; from the coding sequence ATGCGAGTTAAAAAGATAGGTACAGTTTATCAAATGTCTTTTATGCCACGTTTTTTTCCTGTAAATTGCTATTTTGTTGAAGAAAACGATACCTTAACGCTTATCGATGCTGCGCTTCCTTTCAGTTCGAAAGGGATTCTTCAAACTGCCCAAAGAATTGGAAAGCCCATTAAACATATCGTTCTTACACATGCACACAGTGACCATATTGGGGCGCTGGATACTATAAAAAGTGCTTTTCCCTCTGCCATAGTCAGTATCTCAACAAGGGATGCTCGCCTTTTAGCAGGTGATAAAAGACTTTTAGCTGAGGAACCTCAATCTCCCATCAAAGGTGGAATCCCAAAAAATATACAAACTTGCCCTGACTTGTTACTAAATGATGGAGATCACATTGGTTCCTTAAAGGTTGTTTCTTCTCCTGGGCATACCCCAGGTTCAATTTCCCTTCTTGACCTACGTAATGGCAGCCTTATTGCTGGAGATGCCCTACATACTCGTGGAGGAATTGCAGTGTCAGGTACTTTAAAACCGTTATTTCCTTTTCCGGCCCTTGCTACGTGGAACAAAGCGATTGCTCTTGAAAGCGCCAAGAAATTAAGGGCGTTGAATCCTCAAATTCTTGCTGTTGGACACGGAAAAATGCTTAGGTACCCAGATCAAGCTTTTAAAAAAGCGCTTGCAGAGAGCATGCGTTCTTTAAAGAACCAATTATAA